In the Afipia sp. GAS231 genome, TGCTGGCGATCTTTCCGGTGGTCAACGAGGCGCCGCGGCGCGCCTCCGAGGCGGCATTGCGCGCAGCGTCCGCCGCGCAGGCCGGGATGGCGCATCTGGATGACGAGCGGCGCCGACAAGGGCTGCCGCCGCTGTCGTTTGGTGCCGCGTTGCATCTCGGCGAGATGCTCTGGGGCAATATTGGCGCCGCCAACCGGCTCGATTTCACCGCGATCGGTCCGGCCGTTAACCTGGTGAGCAGACTCGAGGGGTTGTGCCGGCCACTCGGCAAGACGGTCCTTGTTTCCGGTGCGCTGGCGGCCGAGACCGACATCCCGTTGATGCCGCTTGGGACGCATTCTCTCCGCGGTATCGCTTCGCCCTGCGCGGTCTTCACCCTGCCGGAGGGTTGAGCCGGATCGCCGGCATCGAGCGCCGGCGTGACCCCATCCACGGTTGATCGTCTACCTGGCCGACGAGGCCACCACCCTGACGGAATTCGCCGCCGAACTTTCCGGGCCCGGCGACAGCGGCTGCAAACGACACGCGTCCTCTGCGGCATGCGCATTCGACAGGAACACCAGGTTCCTGCCGCCACGCTTGGCGTCGTAAAGGGCGTCATCGGCCCATTTTGCGACGATCTCCGGCGCGGCATCTTCCTGCGCGAATGCGACGCCGAGGCTGATCGTCACCACATTGGCGGCGCCGTCCGCGGGATCGATTCCGGGATTGACGATGCTGAGCGCTTCTACCGAGCGGCGGATGCGTTCCGCGATCGTCCAGGCGAGATCGGGCGAGGCGTGCGCGAGAACGACAAGGAATTCCTCGCCGCCATAGCGAAAGACGGCGTCTTCGCCTAACCGCACCGATTCCGCGATCGTCTTCGCGACCCGTCTGATGCATTCGTCGCCGGCGGCATGGCCGGCGGTGTCGTTCAGTCGCTTGAACCAGTCGATGTCGGCCATGATGAACGCGATACAGGCTCTCGGGATCGCCGGGTCGCGCCACAGCTTCTCGATCAGATCGGTCGCCGAGCGGCGGTTGCCGAGCCCGGTGAGCGGGTCGCATGTCGCCAGTATTTCCAACTGATCATTGGCTCGTTTCAGCGCGTCGCTGCGAAACTGGCTGCGCAGCGACATCAGGAAGGCTTTTTGACCGAGGATCGACTGGGTTTTCCGCGCGATCGTCGCCGCGTAGATTCCCATGGCGTAGAACACCGAGGTCCCGATCGCTTCCTCGAGGTTGATCGCGGGATTGAAGATTTCGAAGCCGAAAAAGGTCGCCGTGGAGCAGACCATCAGGGCCAGCGTCCAGACATAGTCGACATTGAACACCACGATCGCGATGGTGTTGGCGTACATGATGCAGGTGAGGAAGCGCTCATAGTCGGTGCCGCCGGCCGCGACGGCGAGGTAGCCGTAGGCGATCATGACGGTGATCATCAGCAGCAGCAGCGACAGGCCTTCGACCGCGGCGCTGCGGGGCTTTCGCCAGACCAGGTAGGCACAGCCGTGCAGCGCCGGAACCAGCAGCCCGCTGATGGCGGTGGTGAGGATGAGGAATTCGGGAGCGAGAAGATAGCTGATCGGCACGAAGGCCATGCTGATCAGCGCGACCCAGACCATCCATGCGCGCGCAATCTTGCTTCGTTGCGACCAGTCCTTCGTGCGATAGGCCAGAACCATCTCGGGAGAAAACCGGATGTCACGGGTGCGTTGCGACAGCAGCCGCTCCGCCTCGGCTTCGAGCGCTGAAGTCATGGACAGGCTTGCGGTGTCCTCGAGCGCTGCCGGGCTCAGGTTGCTGGCACCCGATTTCAAGAGCTGTTCCTCCCCGGCGTCATTCTTGCCGCAGGGTCCAGAGTAAGCGCCCAAAATGCTAAATTTCCCTGAGGCGGAGGGGCAAAGCAGGAAGTAGGGGTGTTATAATACCTATCGACGACGAATCTACAGGCCGCCCATCTTGCAGACCATTTTCCATTCGTCGGCCGTGACCGGCTGAACCGACAGCCGCGAATATTTCACCAGCGCCATGTCAGACAGTTTCTTGTCGGCCTTGATCGCGGCCATCGTCACCGGTGTTTTCAGGGGCTTGTCCGCCTTGATGTCGACGCAGACGAATTTTCCGGTCTTGTCGGTCGGATCGGGATAGGCCTCCTTGACGATCTCGGCGATGCCGACGATCTCCTTGCCTTCGTTGGAGTGGTAGAAGAAGGCGCGGTCGCCCTTCTTCATGGCCACGAGATTTTGGCGTGCGGTGAAATTGCGTACGCCGGTCCAGGCCTCGCCCTTGGCGCCTTTGGCGACCTGCTGGTCCCACGACCAGGTTGAGGGTTCGGATTTCACCAGCCAGTACGCCATTGCATCTTCCTCTGTGGCACGGCGGCAATTCCGCCGGCGCGTCGCCGTTGACGATATCGTTACGTCCGTCCGATCGCAACGGCGGCAGGCTAGCGCCCAAGCCTCGCGCCGATTTATTCCAGGCCCCAGAACAAGATGTTTTGACCGCCGGCCGCATTGAATGCGTTCGCCGCGGATGACATCCGTTGCCGATGTCGAGAGGTCGTCACATGTCAGCGCATCGCCGGGATTTTCTCCATCTGGTCGCAGCAGGCGTCGCTGCCGCGGCGATCGCCACGCCGTCCGTCAGGGCGCAAGCGCCGGGGCCAAAGAAAATCAGGGCGATCGCCTTCGACGGCTTTCCGATCATCGATCCGCGTCCGGTATTCGCCAGGGCCGAAGCGATGTTTCCCGGCAAAGGCGGGGAGTTGAGCAATGCCTGGCGCACGCGGCAGTTCGAGTACACATGGTTGCGGACCATGAGCGGCAGCTATGTCGACTTCTGGCAGGTCACCGAACAGGCGCTGGTGTTTGCCGCCAGGCTGGTGAAGCTGGAAATGTCGCCGACGCAGCGCGACCAGTTGATGGAATCCTATCTCAGACTGAAGGCTTGGCCCGATGTGGCGGCGGCGCTGAAGCAATTGAAGGACGCCGGCATCCGGATGGCGTTCCTGTCCAACTTTACCGCCGAGATGCTCGATGCGGCGGTCAGGAATTCGGGGCTCGAGGGGATATTCGAACCGCATCTCAGCACCGACCGCGTGCAGGCGTTCAAGCCGGATCCGCGCGCTTACCGGATGGGTGTCGATGCCTTCGGGATGGCGAAGGAAGAAATCGCCTTCGCCGCGTTTGCCGGCTGGGATGCCGCCGGCGCCAAACGGTTTGGGTATCCGACGTTCTGGGTCAATCGCGCCAATGCGCCGCTTGAAGAACTTGACGTGGCCCCCGATGGGACCGGCGCCGGCCTTCAGGAGCTCGTTGCCTTTGCGGGCGTGTAGTCTTTTGTTTGACGCGTTTTCTTTACGCGAACCGGTACCCACTTCGCTCGAAAACGCTATGGTCAATCATTCTTCCGCCTTGAACGGCCGCGTCAGCAGACCTTCGATCGCGGCGTCGATCGTGACCTTGCCGCTCAGGATCGCTGCGACCGCCTTCGATACCGGCATGTCGACGTTTCGCGATGCCGCCAGTTCGATCAGAACCGGTGCAGTGAATTCGCCTTCGGCGAGTTTTCCCGGCGCCGGCTTTTCGCCGCGGCCGAGCGCGATACCGAATGCGAAATTGCGCGATTGAAGGCTCGAGCAACTCAGGATCAGGTCGCCGAGGCCCGATAGCCCAGCCAGCGTTTCGCCGCGCGCGCCGCAGGCGCGACCGAGCCGGGCCAGTTCGCTGAAGCCCCGCGTTGTCAACGCCGCCTGCGCCGAGGCGCCGAGTTTGCGGCCGACGACGATGCCGGCCGCGATCGCCAGCACGTTCTTGGCGGCGCCGCCGATCTCGACGCCGCGCACATCCGTGGTGTGATAGGGCCGGAACGTGGACGAGCCCAGCATCTGCACCAGATCGCTCGCCAGCGTTTCATCCCTTGCCGCGAGCGTCACCGCGGTCGGAAGGCCGCGCGCCACGTCGTCGGCGAAGTTCGGGCCCGACAGGATCGCCGCCATTGCCTGCGGGATCACCTCAGTGATGACCTCGGTCATGAACAGATGCGTGCCGCGCTCGATGCCCTTGGCGCAGGCGACAACCGGCGTTCGCGGCTTGAGAAGTGGCGCCAGCGCCATCGCCGCCTCGCGCAGGTTTTGCGCGGGTGTTGCGATCAGGATGATGTCCGCGCGGGCGGCTGCGGCAAGATCATTGACGATCGCGATCCGCGCATCGACGCTGACGCCGGGCAGTTTTGGATTCTTGCGCGTCGCTTTCATCTGCGCGGCGTTCTCGGCGCCGCGCACGTAAAGCACGACGTCGCGGCCGGCACGCGCGGCCGCACAGGCCAGCGCGGTGCCGTAAGCACCGGCGCCGATCACGCCGACCGCGTTGCCGGAAACCATCTCAGTATCCCGCGCGGGTGTTGGTGAAGCCCGCCGGTGCTGATGCATTGGCGTCGAGCAGCCAGCGCGCTCGCGGCGGCGCGTCCATGCCGTCGATCAGTCCAAGCGCCATCCGTTCCGCGCCGGCCCAGGCGATCATCGCGCCATTGTCGGTGCAGAGCTCCGGCGGCGGCATGATCAGCGTGGTGCCGGCCTTGGCGGCAACCTCCTGCAAGGCGTCGCGGATGGCATGGTTGGCGGCGACGCCGCCCGCGGCCACCAGCGCGCGGGGCGAGCCGAACCGTTCGTGGAACAACCGCAGGCCGACGCTCAGCCGATCGGCGGTCGCTTCCAGCACGGCAGCCTGGAAACCGGCGCAGAGATCGCAGATGTCCTGCGGCTCCAGTGGCGTCATCCGGCTGGCTTCGCTGCGAACCGCGGTCTTCAATCCCGACAGCGAGAAATTCGCATCCGGCCGTCCGAGCATCGGCCGCGGAAACGCAAATCGCTTCGGGTCGCCGCTGGCCGCAGCACGTTCGACCTCGGGTCCGCCGGGATAGGGCAGCGACAGCATCTTCGCGACCTTGTCGAAGGCTTCGCCCATCGCGTCGTCGACGGTGGTGCCGAGCCGGACATACTCGCCGACGCCGACCACGGCCACGATCTGGGTATGACCGCCGGAGGCGAGGAACAGGCAATAGGGAAACGCGAGCGCGTCGGTCAGCCGCGGCGTCAGCGCATGGGC is a window encoding:
- a CDS encoding EVE domain-containing protein is translated as MAYWLVKSEPSTWSWDQQVAKGAKGEAWTGVRNFTARQNLVAMKKGDRAFFYHSNEGKEIVGIAEIVKEAYPDPTDKTGKFVCVDIKADKPLKTPVTMAAIKADKKLSDMALVKYSRLSVQPVTADEWKMVCKMGGL
- the tsaD gene encoding tRNA (adenosine(37)-N6)-threonylcarbamoyltransferase complex transferase subunit TsaD produces the protein MLVLGIETTCDETAAAVVARGDDGSGQILSNIVHSQTSEHARFGGVVPEIAARAHVDLLDGIVGRAMQEAGVGFAQLSAVAAAAGPGLIGGVIVGLTTAKAIAMVHDTPLIAVNHLEAHALTPRLTDALAFPYCLFLASGGHTQIVAVVGVGEYVRLGTTVDDAMGEAFDKVAKMLSLPYPGGPEVERAAASGDPKRFAFPRPMLGRPDANFSLSGLKTAVRSEASRMTPLEPQDICDLCAGFQAAVLEATADRLSVGLRLFHERFGSPRALVAAGGVAANHAIRDALQEVAAKAGTTLIMPPPELCTDNGAMIAWAGAERMALGLIDGMDAPPRARWLLDANASAPAGFTNTRAGY
- a CDS encoding diguanylate cyclase codes for the protein MKSGASNLSPAALEDTASLSMTSALEAEAERLLSQRTRDIRFSPEMVLAYRTKDWSQRSKIARAWMVWVALISMAFVPISYLLAPEFLILTTAISGLLVPALHGCAYLVWRKPRSAAVEGLSLLLLMITVMIAYGYLAVAAGGTDYERFLTCIMYANTIAIVVFNVDYVWTLALMVCSTATFFGFEIFNPAINLEEAIGTSVFYAMGIYAATIARKTQSILGQKAFLMSLRSQFRSDALKRANDQLEILATCDPLTGLGNRRSATDLIEKLWRDPAIPRACIAFIMADIDWFKRLNDTAGHAAGDECIRRVAKTIAESVRLGEDAVFRYGGEEFLVVLAHASPDLAWTIAERIRRSVEALSIVNPGIDPADGAANVVTISLGVAFAQEDAAPEIVAKWADDALYDAKRGGRNLVFLSNAHAAEDACRLQPLSPGPESSAANSVRVVASSAR
- a CDS encoding NAD(P)H-dependent glycerol-3-phosphate dehydrogenase, whose translation is MVSGNAVGVIGAGAYGTALACAAARAGRDVVLYVRGAENAAQMKATRKNPKLPGVSVDARIAIVNDLAAAARADIILIATPAQNLREAAMALAPLLKPRTPVVACAKGIERGTHLFMTEVITEVIPQAMAAILSGPNFADDVARGLPTAVTLAARDETLASDLVQMLGSSTFRPYHTTDVRGVEIGGAAKNVLAIAAGIVVGRKLGASAQAALTTRGFSELARLGRACGARGETLAGLSGLGDLILSCSSLQSRNFAFGIALGRGEKPAPGKLAEGEFTAPVLIELAASRNVDMPVSKAVAAILSGKVTIDAAIEGLLTRPFKAEE
- a CDS encoding haloacid dehalogenase type II, yielding MSAHRRDFLHLVAAGVAAAAIATPSVRAQAPGPKKIRAIAFDGFPIIDPRPVFARAEAMFPGKGGELSNAWRTRQFEYTWLRTMSGSYVDFWQVTEQALVFAARLVKLEMSPTQRDQLMESYLRLKAWPDVAAALKQLKDAGIRMAFLSNFTAEMLDAAVRNSGLEGIFEPHLSTDRVQAFKPDPRAYRMGVDAFGMAKEEIAFAAFAGWDAAGAKRFGYPTFWVNRANAPLEELDVAPDGTGAGLQELVAFAGV